Part of the Nitrosophilus alvini genome, ATCAAAGAATTTTTGAATAGGATAAAACCCTGTTTTGGTCTCTCTCTTGCCACGAATGCATATAGAATATCAGCTATGCAGATACTTGAACATCTGCATATAAAAGAGTATTTTGAGATAATTGTCTGTGCCGATGATGTAGCTCATCCCAAACCGGCTCCCGATATGCTGTTAAAAATCATCGATTATTTCGGATGTAAAAAGGATGAAATTATTCTAATAGGTGATGGTCCTAAAGATAAAGAAGCGGCTAAAAACGCAGGTATAAGATATATGATGGTAAACTGGGGATTCAGTGATTATGAAGAGGCACTAAGAAGTGTGGACGAACTAACAAATAAACTTTTTAATGATAAAAATTTATAAACTTATACCGTATATTTCATGATAGAGCTTCATAGCATACCTGTCGCTCATTCCAGCGATAAAATCAGCCACCACTCTATGGATTTTTTCACTTTCACATCTGTCACGATAACTTCGAGGCATAAGTCTTGGCTCATCTATAAGGGCAGAAAAGAGTCTTCTTATACATATTTTTCCGGAATACATTTTTCTTAAAATCTTCTCATGTCTGTAAAGTTTTTGAAAAAGTATCTTTTTAAGCTCTTTTATTTTTCTCTCTGTCTCTTTTTCATATCTTATTGGAAGAGGCTCCGTTGCCGGAATAGTTTTGCATAAAATCTGGGAAGTTTTTGGAATATACTTTTTTGAACTCTCAATCAAAACAGTAACCAGTTTAGCAATAAGCAAAGAGGTAAATCTATATCTAAAAAGCTTTTCTTCAACTTTAAGTCCCTCTTTTTCCACTTCTTCCATTATCTCAGATACAAGCGAACTTTTATTTAATGTATCAAAATCTATAAGACCATATTTTATCCCATCATCAATATCGTGGCTTATATAAGCTATCTCGTCTGCTTTATCCACTACCATAGCTTCAAGACTCGGATGTCTGTCAAGTTCAAATACCTCATCAAACCAGTCGCTTAAAAATGGCTTTTTATAAGGATAAGAGTGTTTGAGTATCCCTTCAAGAGTTGCAAAAGTGAGATTGAGTCCGTCAAACTCTTTGTATCTTTTCTCCAACTTGGTTACGACTCTGAATGACTGATAGTTATGTTCAAAACCAAATTTTGTAAAATCCTTTTTCAGTACAGTATCCAGCTCATCTCCTCCCACATGTCCGAAAGGAGTGTGCCCCAGATCATGAGCCAGGGCTATCGATTCAGCCAATGCTTCATTGAGTCCAAGTTCCCTTGAAATCGTTCTTGCTATCTGACTTACTTCCAGAGAGTGTGTAAGTCTTGTTCTAAAATAATCCCCCTCATAATTTATAAATACCTGCGTTTTGTATTCGAGCCTTCTGAAAGAGGAAGAGTGAATAATTCTATCTCTGTCTCTGTAAAAAGAGTTTCTAAAATCACTGATTGCCGGATAAAATCTATCTGTACATTTCATAAAGAACGACCTTTTGGTATAATTTTCTAAAATTATATCAAAGGCAGACTATGAAAGTAACGCTTTTGCATTACACGCCTTTAGAGATCTGCGCCCATGCCATCAGAACATGTTGGCAAAGCTTCGACAAAAGCGATCACGGCGGTGAGAAAGACAAAGAACTCATAGACAGAGTAGGAAACAAGTTTAAACACTCTTCAACTCTTGAGCATCTGGTATATACTTTTTATATTCAGGGAATCTCGCGTGCCCTTCTTCAGGAACTGGCCCGTCATAGAATCGCATCTTTATCTGTAAAATCTACAAGATATACTTTAAAAGAGCTTAAAGCTGCAGAACCGTTTGATGAAAATGATTTTGAAGGAGCCAATAAGTATATTGTTCTGACCGGTGACGAAAGAGTAGACAGAGCAAGTATAAAAGCCCTAAATAATCTTCAAACTCTTTTAAAAGAGGGAATTTCAAACGATATAGCAAAATACGCACTTCCTGAGTGCTATAAAACAGAGCTTACATGGACTATTAACGCTCGTTCACTTCAAAATTTTCTCTCTCTTAGAAGCTCTAAAAGCGCTCTTTGGGAAATAAGAAACCTCTCATTTAAAATTTTTGAAACGCTCCCGGAGGATCATAAATATCTGTTTGAAGATTGTTTAAATGTTGAACACTAAAGATTTTTTTGTCTAAATTCCAAATTTGACTCTTTGGGCATGAGTAATGGCTACCGCCATTGCATCCGTAATGTCCAAAGGCTTTATCTCCTTTTTTATTCCCAAAATCTTTTTTACCATAAAAGCTACCTGA contains:
- a CDS encoding HAD family hydrolase, with protein sequence MINYIIFDMDGTLVDSSEVIANSINYVRKKLGLEPMPKREIIEAVNDPALHAPKFFYNKESFEKKHIEWFQEYYTKNHHKEVRLYTGIKEFLNRIKPCFGLSLATNAYRISAMQILEHLHIKEYFEIIVCADDVAHPKPAPDMLLKIIDYFGCKKDEIILIGDGPKDKEAAKNAGIRYMMVNWGFSDYEEALRSVDELTNKLFNDKNL
- a CDS encoding deoxyguanosinetriphosphate triphosphohydrolase, with protein sequence MKCTDRFYPAISDFRNSFYRDRDRIIHSSSFRRLEYKTQVFINYEGDYFRTRLTHSLEVSQIARTISRELGLNEALAESIALAHDLGHTPFGHVGGDELDTVLKKDFTKFGFEHNYQSFRVVTKLEKRYKEFDGLNLTFATLEGILKHSYPYKKPFLSDWFDEVFELDRHPSLEAMVVDKADEIAYISHDIDDGIKYGLIDFDTLNKSSLVSEIMEEVEKEGLKVEEKLFRYRFTSLLIAKLVTVLIESSKKYIPKTSQILCKTIPATEPLPIRYEKETERKIKELKKILFQKLYRHEKILRKMYSGKICIRRLFSALIDEPRLMPRSYRDRCESEKIHRVVADFIAGMSDRYAMKLYHEIYGISL
- the thyX gene encoding FAD-dependent thymidylate synthase, with translation MKVTLLHYTPLEICAHAIRTCWQSFDKSDHGGEKDKELIDRVGNKFKHSSTLEHLVYTFYIQGISRALLQELARHRIASLSVKSTRYTLKELKAAEPFDENDFEGANKYIVLTGDERVDRASIKALNNLQTLLKEGISNDIAKYALPECYKTELTWTINARSLQNFLSLRSSKSALWEIRNLSFKIFETLPEDHKYLFEDCLNVEH